Below is a window of Mauremys mutica isolate MM-2020 ecotype Southern chromosome 11, ASM2049712v1, whole genome shotgun sequence DNA.
CTTGATATTGCATTGGACTTTGATCGGTTTATTGAAATATCTATCTTAAAtagagagtttttaaaaaaaaaaaaaacaacccaccattCTATAACGCTATAGAATTATTTAGGTTTGTTAGAAGACTTTTCATAAGTCAGGGAAAGCCTGTCTCTTACGTGTGAAGAAACACGGActgcttggctacacttacaaatttgcagcgctgcagcagggtgtgaaaacacaccttctccagcgctgcaaattgcggcgctgcaaagcgccagtgtagtcaagctgtccgttattccccacagggaggtggagtacgaacagcgctgggagagctctctcccagcgctggtgctttgactacacttagcgcttcaaagcgctgccgcggcagcgctttgaagtgtaagtgtagccaaagcctttgcAATTAGCTGTATTAAGAATGAGAAGTCAAAATAAGTCTGCATACCATGGTGAATGGGTGCTTTGTAAATTCCTGAGATAGTAAAGGTAACCTTTTTAGGTATCTATACTCTTGTTGAACTAGTTATGATGATGTGTAAATAAGCTATAGTATTTGACTCAAGCAGCCCTGGTAAGTAATGTCTAAGACTGTAGCTTTATGTAATTATCtaatttaaaatgttgattttcaacTCTTATTCCTTTCAGCTTTTTCACTGTTTAAAACACTAAAAATATCCTTTATTCAGAATGTCTCTACATCAGTTTTTATTAGAACCAATCACCTGCCATGCTTGGAACAGAGATCGTACTCGTAAGTACCATATTAACTATCTTTTCCCCTTTGATTGGTATTTTGTACATGCTACAGAACCATATACTTATAGAAAGGTGACCCAGAACTTTGAAAAGGAGAAAACAATCTAGTACAGCAACAATTACAAGACAATATCAGATATCTAGTGTGCCTCACTGAGCGCTCCCCTAAAAACTACAAAACATGCTGCAATAGTGATAGTCTTCAAAATTCCGTACTAGGACATTGGGTATACGGGAAACTAGAGTCTTAGAAGTGTTTATCTGCGGTGCCCAAAAGCAAAAACTAGAGATTTAAGTGGGCATCATCACTTGCCACGACTTCCTATTACCCTCACTCTTAAGCCTCTTTTCCATGCCCCAAATCCAGCCTTTTTTGTACCCTAGTTTCTCCCCACCCATTTTGGATTATAACCTTCAGAATCTATTTTCTTCTTTGGAGACTGTTGAATACTAAACATCATACAGTTCTAAAATTCTTCACAGCTTCTCCAGATAAGAAATGCCCTACAATGCATTCTGGACTTTGGGAATAAATCTCTTTAGTCCAGACTCTGCATTCCCAATGAGATTTGTATCCACCTGTGTACACATTTTGAAACTGAAAAATACAGACTTGATTTGGAAAGATATTCTGTTCTAAAGCTTTTGTCATAAAAAATCagagctttggagctgtgctccagctccgcttcagctccaggcaaaaatctgcagctccagtgctccggagctgctccgctccaaagccctgtaaaAAATAATCTCACATACTAATGGATTAATTCCCTTTGCCAGAGATTGCCATTAGCCCTAATAACCATGAAGTTCACATCTATAAGAAGAGTGGGAACCAGTGGGTAAAAGCTCATGAACTGAAGGAACACAATGGACACATTACAGGTAAGTGAATCTGATAACATAGTTATAGAAAGTGATTCAACCTGCTTTTAAGAAGTAGTCTGACAAACAGTAAGAAATCTGGAAGTGATGAATAGATGATCCAGTCTTTTTATAGGTTGGCACTCTCACTTCATGGAGAGCTTTGCAGCATTTTTCTGGACCACATAAAGCAAATGTGGGGAAGCAAAGCATTGATTTCCAAACACTTTCATTGAGTAGCTACCATACTAAAGTTCAAGGCTGTAAAAAGTAGTAGTATCCTGTtcctgtgactttttaaaaaaaaatctttaatgagatagcaagaatattttttttcaactttACAAATAAGCCAAATTTGTTGTGATTTTTCTCTGGTCGTACTTTGCATTCCATCTTAATTGCTAGTTTTAGTAAGCAAACTTCAGCAAGTATATATGACTCTGCTATACTGGTATGTGGCTTTTGATATCTATAGATATATTTTCTGGGGATTAAACAAGCACTTTATGTTTAAGCAGGTTGACATCAGTTAATATCTTCCTTTCTCTTTGATATGCTTGTAATACAGTGTGTCTTTGTGTAAAGAGCAGTGGGTTGCCGTTTAAACCCTGGTGATGAAACAGGGTCTTCAGACCTTTGTTTTACAAGGTAAAACATGAAAAGGAAGATAATGCAAAACAGTTTTACCAAAGGTCCTTTGTATTCTGGGGAAAGCTAGAGCTCATTTCTACAGCAAGGTCTTGGTTTTTGTGCCAGAATAGAAATTCTGCAGCAGCTgagtttaaattttaaaagttggggttttaattataaaattaatataACAATACagtattatttaaatattaaatccagtttattttaatttttgtttgcatTTACAGTTTGTACTGTCTCATACTTCTGTATTGACAATTTAGTTTTATATTAAAATTTTCAGTGAGGGAAAACAAGACGTTGTGGGTTTTGGTGGCTGGATAGCAGGAAGTTGAGGATTTTGGCATCCAGGGAGATGTGGTAGAggtttacagtgctcacttctAGGTTGCCATGTTttggtttcagagttaacactcATTGGAGATAAATGGTACTCTTCACATCTGTgagttattgtttcaggctgtctgcagattcaggaagataTACCACTGCATTGGTTTtactcattttatattttaacatcttctttgcaaccataatggCTAGAAACCTTTGTTAAATAAAGCTTAGATACTGATGCACAATTCTGGGGTAAGTTCCACTTGTGTGAATTCTTGGAATTCACGGGTCACTGGCTTTAACACAGAAGCTTAGTTAATATAATGTCCAGGATCCAAAATTAAAATATAGAAATGGTAAGATTGCCAAAACATGAGTCACCCAGGTATTGTGTAGAAAATGGTATTGTCCTGCATTAGCCTTTTAAACAAAATTACTTGGGAAACTAGTTAAAATTTGCATTTGCCCTGTCCACCAGTATTGTGTGCTGATATCAGCCCACCCTTGTACTACAGGGTTTTGTGGGAACATCGCCAAACTTACCTGCGCCTCATTGGCAAGCACACAGCAGTTTGCACTCTTTCATGCTGACCTAACCATTGAATGTACAAAAGACTTGTCATTCCCAAAGGTGTTGCTCAGCATTTTAGTTGCACCTGTTGCCACTAGCAACATTTGGGTGTTCATTACAGAAGTCAGTGTTGCATACCACTGCCACTTGAGAATGCTGGGTGCTTTGCAGTGTTTAAAGCTTACCAAAGTCTTGACACTTGCAGTATTTTAACATTGAGAAACCTGTTTTTATAGTAGGCCAGAAATGAATTGTAGAATAAACATTGCATCTAAAAATATTATACAACAGATTCTGCCATATTTTTCTACCTTAATTCTATTTTTGTATCTTTCATGCTGTTTTTTAATCAGCATGCTGGAGGAATTTTTTTTAGTATTAGAGTATTGCTGTTAAGGAAGGTCTAAATatatttttggggtgggggagactaaTGATAGCAGACTGACTCAATAAGAAAGATGCTGAgtaaaaagataggaaataacTCTGCTCTGAATATTTCCAGTTGAAAACATCCATCATTGCATAGGAAGGATGGAAAGCTGTGGCAAGCTTGTCAAAGGGATTTCCTATACTATTTTTTTCTGACATTCGCTTCTTTGCATTAATACTGATTTATTTTTGGCTTATGGCACAGCTTAAGTAGGCATGACACAGATACAAGTATTGTATTCCTACATTAAAAACTGATAGCTTTGTTCTTTCTAACATTTCTAAAAACTACTACTGTCTGAAGTTTTAGACCATGACCGTGTAGCTTGGCAGCAGCAAAGTAAACAACTATGCTTGAGGTTTGGGCGAAGTTTTGGAAGTACTGCTTGTTTAGCTATTAAGTAATAAGCCTCTTGCAGAAATCGAGTTGGAATCCAGAAAAGGGGGTGGAGGAAGAGGGCGGTAGCCATTCTACTACAAGTGGGCAAGCTTTCAAAGCAGTCTTCCTTATCACACAGTCTATGTTCCAATAAAATCTATCAGTAAGAGGGATTTGGAGAGAGAAGTCAGGAGCAGTAAAGGTTTACAGTAGTGATTGAATGAATGGTGGTGAAGACATCATTGGTATCTGTCTTCATGGCAAAGGGCAATAGCTGATGTCTCTGTTCTGGGTTGCTGTACAGTAAACAGGGATTCACAAGAAAGAAAATGTGATATTAATAGAAGGTCTCAATTGCAGGTATTGACTGGGCTCCCAAGAGCGACCGCATTGTAACTTGTGGTGCAGACCGTAATGCCTACGTCTGGAGTCAGAAAGACGGCGTGTGGAAGCCAACTCTAGTGATTCTGAGAATTAATCGCGCGGCCACCTTTGTGAAGTGGTCTCCTTTGGAGAATAAATTTGCCGTAGGAAGTGGAGCTCGACTCATATCTGTGTGCTACTTTGAGTCTGAAAATGACTGGTGAGCAGTTTAAACTAGATGATTTCCATTAAGGCAAATCCATGAGGCAGTACATTGTCTTGTTTCTGTATTCCATAGtgtattttaaaatgcagttaaTGGACCACAGATGTGCTTTAATTGCTGAGTTTTTATCTTTTTTAATTGTGGTTTTCTTAGAGTTTCAAAGCTGTAAAGGGTACATGTTATGCATGTGATTTAATCATGCAGTTCTCATTAATATTAATAGGTAGCTAAATCCTTGGACAGTACCTTGAAAATGTATTTCTAACACTtacttacagtagaacctcagagctaCGAACACCTTGCGAATGGAGTCGTTCGTAACTCCAAaaggtttgtaactctgaacaaaacattgttCTTTGAAAAGCTTACAACGGAACATTGGTTTAATGCATCTTTGAAACTTTAtctagaagaaaaatgctgcttttaaccatcttaatttaaattaaacaagcacagaaacaatttccttaccttgtcaaatctttttttttaaacttccctttttttaagtggtttacatttaacacagtattgtactatgtttgctttttttatttgtttctgttgCTGACtacatacttctggttccaaatgtgGTGTGTGTTTGACTGGTCAGTTTACAATTCTGGTGTTCGTAgttctgaggttttactgtatgTCTATTTAGGCCTTTATTTTCATACTCCACTACCTGATTTCTGGCAAGTTTAATGGATTTTCtcaaatatttgatgtttttactTCTCCTACctctttcaaaagtgcctgaatTTCTTTTATGACTAACCATTGCCTGGGACTTTGCTCATTTACCAAATAGGTTTTTTGGTGTAATAGTTTACTTGTTGTTGACACACAAACCATCTCAATACTAATTCACCAAGATTCTGAAGTTGTTTGAGTAAATATTGTATAGAGCTTCAGAAATCGAGCCCCATATCTCACAAATATGAAATAACATGAAATAAAATGGTCATggtgctgctcaggtttggcccagttACCCTTCATCATCATGGGGTGTAGGGAAGGTGTCTTGGCTAAATTTTGAGTGAATGGCACTGTGGCCTGGCCCAGAAAGGGGAACTGAACCCATGTGATGAGCCACCACTGCAGGGTGATTGTATGCAaatgcacacccacccccaggtCCAACCCCGTAGTATGGGTAATACAAAATAACCTGAAAATCCCcaaaaaagaaacaataaaaaataaaaagaatttcaCAGGTTTCTAGTCATATACCATCTGAAACAACCATTCAAAAGAAATGTGTTGCATAAGCAAAGAACTTACTTTAATAAATGTCTTCTGTTTGGTGTGTAAAGAAACAAGTGATCTACCTGACACTCAGAAATGGAGTGGGTGACCATACTTGAACCTGACAGCATCAAGCAATGTATAACCATTAGCATTTCCGTGTCTCTTACAAGATCTGTGAGATACATGCTTCTTTTCATTAGCATTTATATACTATGCCAAAGCCACAGCATTTGGGCGGGACGGAAGACGTTGCATTTTAAGATAGATTTACAAACATGGACTGAATGGTACCTTGTCTTTATTTGCATAATCCTCCATGTTTAGAGAGGTTTTTCCCCCAGTTACAGGCTAAGAACTTGCACCCAAGTCACAATATTTAGATGGAAAAAACTTTGTTTTGCTATTGCTGTTATCCGTGACTTAAATGCGGCATTTAATTGATCTGTATATTGTAACCTTCTGAATAACCTGTGAAAATTTCCATGCAATATGAGTTTATATAACTTTCATAAATTTTACCATAAAATATAAAGAACAGAAAAGTTATAAGCTGCAGAAAACACTTTAAACCTgcaaaaaaaaatgcactcagaATGTTGTACTAAGAAAATACTGCTCAACTCTATATTATAATTCAACAATGTTCTCTTGTTCTTGGGCATATAAAAGGGGAAATTTACTACATCAAAATCAAGTTAATGAGCTCAAGGTCAGAGTAGTGGTCAATTTGGTATATTAAAGTGTTTCCAAaaattgatttcaaaagggcataGGACCCAAATGCGTATCTGCTCAGAATAGTAGCTTCTTTATTTTAATTGTTGATGCCTGGCTGACAGAGCTCATAGCCACTTGAGATTCATGAATTGTATTGGAGGTTTTGCAATCATCAGTATTTTCTTAAATGAATTTACAAAATCTCGACTAGATGGAGTAAGGtagaagaaaggagaaaaaagagaaTAACTAGTTGAATTCTTCTCTAAAACGTTCAGCTGGTCAGTGTCTCAAAAACCTACATAGAGCTAACTGAAAAGTAAAGAGAATACACACATCTGACAGAATTCAGGTGTATATTACAAGTGTTGCATTTTAATGTACTGTCACTGTGGAGTAATAGAGGGCTGGAGTTCCATGATGTCTAGAACCATTTCTTGTCTGGTGAGAATTTAGGGGCAGATTTAACAGTAATGATGATTGAATGGGCCATGTGTATTTCAGTCTCCTCTTCCTTTACACATCAGTTCTGTTGCAAAGTTGGAATGTTTCCAGTCACTTGCACTGAGATTTAATGCATTGGAGTCATATACTGCTGGATATTTGGTGCTTTAATGGTAAGCAAATGGTTCCCAATAAATAagttttatttcctgttttagGTGGGTGAGCAAACACATTAAAAAGCCCATTCGCTCCACTGTCCTAAGTCTGGACTGGCATCCCAATAATGTCTTGCTGGCTGCAGGATCCTGTGACTTCAAATGCAGGTGAGAGTAAATAAAGCATTTGCAAGTTGATTTGGGTTACTGATTTAAATCAGTAAGTATGTGCTAATCCTATGTACACTGTCAAAATAGCAACCTGTCATGTactaatgtatttatttagaaaaataaaatatagccTTGAAAGACTATTTTAATCTGTGCCACTACGCATGTACATAGGGCTTTAGATTTTTAGCATGTAtccactaaaaagtcagtgtcaCTTTCATAAAGCAGTATTTACTTACTTATACTGCATCAGCTATGCAGGTACCTGACGGTCAGCTCCATGCTGCTCCTAATATGAAATCAAAGCCTGTCAAGCACCATCTTTTATCTGAAACAGACCTTTGGCCATTGTTAGCATGAGGTTGGAAGACTTGGCAGCTGCTTAGTGTAGATAGATCCCTGCCACCTGCACATCATCCCATTAAAGTCATGGGGTGCAGTGCACGGGTCCATCCATGTGTCTCGGCTTGCAGGATGTGGGCCCAGATAGGTAATTTTCTACATGGTGACTTCACTgtattcttttttattattattttaaacacttTTACTTTGCACAATAGTGAGAATTTCCCTTCCTTCTGCTACAGGGGAAGTATTCAGGCTTAAAAATAAAGTCTGTGTGTTCAAAATGGCTACTAGAATAAATGCTAGGCCCAAACATTACATTCCGTAGTCTAAAATGAGGTGTAAATCTGAAGTTTAGAGCATTTGGTCATTTGATATCTCATGGCACTTTTCACATGAGGAGTGTTCTGACCAAATCCCAGTTTGTTTAATTTGGATATGGTATAcatcttcacttcctgccctaaacAGTTGacttttgtaaagtgtttttgcCCCTCCAGAAGAGACTGCATGTGAGTTGTGTGTGAAAGGTTCCTTCCGTATATGTTGTTAAAGCACTTTGCGACCCTatgagatgaaaggtgctatttaAATGTGAATTGTTTTTTATATTAATGTCAGTTTCCTTGGACTTGTAACTTTTTTGtcctggtatttttttttaacacctcttATGTGGAGAGGATCTCATGCAAGGTTTTTCTTTTGACTGCTCCTGAGAAGCTGGAACTGATTACCTTGTAATGCCTTGTTGTGTCTAATCATCCCTTATTGAAGAATCTTATTGAAGATATGGGTAGGCAAGAAATTACCAAACATAGGTTGAATCAACTTCCCAGGATTTCCTTAGAACAGAACAATGATTCATGAAAGATTATTATTGTTTCATGTACTTCCTGCTGGAAAACTTGTTCTGCCCTGCATTTCATTCCTCTGGAAATGGTCCATTCTGAAATGTATATCTTTCTATTAAAATATTTAGGAGGcatttattatttaaagtttgcATTGCAGGATGGACCATTTAATACCAGTGACAACTCTGATCAGAGAGAGGAACAGGTCTTTACGTAGGTGCATCAGAAGAAGTGTCcatctcaattcacatttccagGTCTCTGACTTTTATTGCCTGCGAATAACCTATTTCTGAATGTTAGGAGAACTGTCTTTCTCTGCTGAAGGTGAATACAGATCTCCGGAATTCTGTTTCCAGGCGAATGTTCAGTTATATACTAGAGTTATAAAGACTACTGGGCTTTTATCACATCTGCACCCATAGCTGGTTCTGAAAAGTTATTAAATGGCCAAAATCAGTAGTAGCTAGCAGTACATCACTTCAGCAAGCAGGACACATGCTGATAAAAATCCAGGGCAAGAGGTGCTGCTGGTTGATAGTTATTTAATAGGATTTAAGATGGCTGGCCTTGATAATCCATAGGGCCTCTTCCTTTAACTTTATCTCTCTCTTAGAATATAGCTATGAGCACTATGTAGGGGCGTTTTTTATACTGTAGCTGGAGCAGTGTCACTGGAAATAAAGGCCATATTCTAGTGCTCTTTGAATGTGGAGACTTTCAAGCATAGAGATGGCTTTAGTTCTAAAATTGAATGGTTCAGAAAGAAATCTCAGCAAATGAAAGGCTTCTTCAATCATCAGTCACCTCCCAGTCTTCTTCCTACTTGGGACTGCTTTATTCTTGCCTTGTATCAAAGACACTGCTGCTTTTAACATACGATGTCCTATTTCCATATATTAAGTGATCTGTCCTTCTGGATTCTTGTAAAAGGCTCTTAAATTTAAACCTACCAACAACACACAGTCCTTCCGCCAACTTCTGTTTTAAACTGACAAGGCTGATTGAACTCATGTTTACAATTTAGAATTCTCTGGTAGCCATATTAACATAGCTGCACTTAAGGCCttttttctgttctatatttgtcGGCTTTACTGAAGACGTGTGTGTTCTTCAAAGCGTATGTTGAACAATGTGGCACACGCATGCAGAGTTTAAAAAATATTACCATaagctcactttaaaaaaaaaaatcctcttcatTTTTGACCTTGAGCATGATTGTTTGATCATGGTTATTGTTATACTGAAATGTTTCCTTATTTGTACTATGGTGTGCTTCAAATAGAAGAACACTCTTGCTCAGTGGATTAACTGCTGCGGTTAATCTTATGCCTGTGACATCATAATAACTTCCATGGTAGCAGTTATGGATGCCATATTTTGCCACCCCTGAATCCCACAAAAGGAATCTATGATTATAGGGGGAGGCtttttatttaacacattttgatAAATAGCAGTGCTGGGAAAAGAGATGCAGAAAAATAGTGACCGTTTAATATGTTTTGATGCACTCTTCCAGCAGTTAGTCCGAATGTGACAGTCTCTCTTACCCATTCTCTAGATTGAGATTTGGATTCTTTATAAGGATTTGTATTAGCTAGCTGTTACATATTGCACTTCTCAGATTCTCTCCGAACTTGATTGTTAGGGTTGTTAGTGCTGTGAAAGGAAGAAACAAAAATCTTAATGCAATAGAGAATTTTTGTAAGTGCAGTATACATTTCCATAGCCAGCCTCTGGCAAAAAGGAAAGAGACAGAAGGTTGCATTTGCGAGAAGGCAGCTGTGTACATTAtcattttggtgtttttttttctttgcagagtGTTTTCTGCTTACATTAAGGAAGTGGATGAAAAGCCAGCCAGCACACCATGGGGCTCAAAGATGCCCTTTGGGCAGCTGATGTCAGAGTTTGGTGGTCCTGGAAGTGGCGGATGGGTGCACAGCGTCAGTTTTTCTGCCAGTGGTAACCGCCTAGCCTGGGTCAGCCACGATAGTACTGTGTCAGTTGCTGATGCCTCAAAAAATATGATGtaagtattttctttttgttatcTGTGTCTTTATTAACCCTGCGATACTAGGAGGGAAGGGCAAGCATGGCATGTGGAATGTTGTGTTTGCAACAAGGAAGAACAAACCTGGTATTTCCAGAAGTGTTGTGTCCAGCTCTGTCAGTTATGCTATGGGGTACAAGCAATCCATTTAAAGTTTAGAAGACTTGTGTCTCTGACGCCTATTCAGGTTGGCTTTTGGGAATTTTGGATAAATAAAACCAATTTGGAGTAAATTAATGGTTTTTGAAACCAACAGTGTGTTTTGTTCTGCTATTAGGAAACTACATTCTCCTGTGGAATAGCTATAGGAGACTTTTGTGAGAGCATGTCCAGTTCTTTTACATCTAGTTCCCAGTTTGATAGTGTTAACTAGGGACTGGAGAATAAACTGTTTATTTCATGAAATCTCAATTCCACACCTGTCCTCTTCATCATCTTACCTGTTGCAAGGTTTTAAATTATATCCTCCAACCATGGTAGAAATATTTCACTACTCTCCTGTAGTCCCCCTGTCTCTCTTCTCTTGGGAATGGAGAGAGGTGACGTTGTTCCAgggatgtggggagaggagagggccaTCTGAGCACAGCTGTGTTTAATTGAGACACACAGATCTGGGGAGAAATGCAGAATGTATACTTAGCTAGAGAGATCATTAAATAATACAGATGGTCTAGGGCCATCTTTGAAATCCTGTCCTGTTCATTAATTTCCTTGATATTGTTGTAATAACTTGAATGATGAGATCATTTAATATTGATATAAATGCCCAGCTATTTTCTTAAAAGGATGCAGCCAAGTACTTTAAGTACTGGagtgttttacattatttttgtaaCCTTATAGAGACCTAACTTTTGTCTTACCAAGCAGAAAAGGCCCAAATTGATAAATATCAGTATTGCTGGAATGTGTAATCTTTTTAAATGTGTGTCACCACTTGTGTACAGAATGCTCTATAAGGTCAGCATATAGCCAGGAATAGTTTTCTGGTTAATGGCTCCCTCTACTGCCTGCTCAGCAGCCCAGTATAAAATATTGTAGGATTTTTATAAACATTGACTACTCTCTCTTCCTTAATTTCTTGGGGACATGGCacaggatttaaaataaaaatagatttcaAAGGGCATTTGCACTAAGCTATAATTACTTTCATGTAAATCACAATCTACTTGGGTCACTTGAAGGCACCATATTATAGTAATTGGGCTATACTAGCTTTTGTACTAATAGCGCTGTCTGAGAATGGGCCCTTTTGTCATATTCTGTTGAAACAAAAGATAAGAGGTTTCAGTGAGGCCCTTCTTTAACAATTGTTCTTGTGTTTAGGGTTTCACAGCTGAAAACAGAGTACCTCCCGTTCCTGAGTGTGTCATTTGTCTCTGAGAACAGCGTTGTGGCAGCTGTAAGTGTCCCTTCTTTCCCCGTGTAGAATGTTGTAGTGCTTCAGCGAGAGGATAACACGCACATTGTGAAGTTAGTCAATAATAAAATACCTCTTCAGAAGCACCAGCAcgagctgttctgcagccaagtGAGGTATAAAAAGCAAAGGTGCTGCTCCGAATTAGCTAATTTTTTTGCCTTAATAATGTCTTGTTGCAGGGCCATGATTGCTGCCCAATGCTCTTTAACTGTGATGACCGTGGCTCACTGACCTTCGTTTCCAAACTAGACATTCCAAAGCAGAGCATCCAGCGCAATATTTCTGCCATGGAACGCTTCCGCAACATGGACAAGAGAGCCACTACAGAGGATCGTAACACTACTTTGGAGACACTGCATCAGAACAGCATCACGTGAGTGCCACCATGCTCAGGACATGTGACAAGGAGAGCTCCCTTGTACCTTGTATATTGCAGGACATATCGGAGACCCTTCAACCTTGGATTTGCAATATCAGAA
It encodes the following:
- the ARPC1A gene encoding actin-related protein 2/3 complex subunit 1A, which produces MSLHQFLLEPITCHAWNRDRTQIAISPNNHEVHIYKKSGNQWVKAHELKEHNGHITGIDWAPKSDRIVTCGADRNAYVWSQKDGVWKPTLVILRINRAATFVKWSPLENKFAVGSGARLISVCYFESENDWWVSKHIKKPIRSTVLSLDWHPNNVLLAAGSCDFKCRVFSAYIKEVDEKPASTPWGSKMPFGQLMSEFGGPGSGGWVHSVSFSASGNRLAWVSHDSTVSVADASKNMMVSQLKTEYLPFLSVSFVSENSVVAAGHDCCPMLFNCDDRGSLTFVSKLDIPKQSIQRNISAMERFRNMDKRATTEDRNTTLETLHQNSITQVSIYEVDKRDCRKFCTTGIDGAMTIWDFKTLESSIQGLRIM